The proteins below come from a single Lates calcarifer isolate ASB-BC8 linkage group LG11, TLL_Latcal_v3, whole genome shotgun sequence genomic window:
- the map3k3 gene encoding LOW QUALITY PROTEIN: mitogen-activated protein kinase kinase kinase 3 (The sequence of the model RefSeq protein was modified relative to this genomic sequence to represent the inferred CDS: inserted 1 base in 1 codon), whose product MNERQALHSIMKDLVALQMTRRQPVLSYDNSKPKTPAQTNRQDDVRIKFEFSGERRILMFGRPVQFEEIQQKVKSVFGQQLDLHYMNNELSIPLRGQDDLDKAIDLLDRSSNMKSIKILLLTQEHSNASSPSHHVPCKQVRIKSSQSTGDVSTVYQSAEPRGRHLSTGSQNTGRSSPPPGYVPERQQRIARQGSYTSINSEGEFIPETSDQCVLDPWSSAENSVSGSCQSLDSNSDSPSLRKSRMHRAKSYPDNRQECSDRENHVYDRVAGKGGTYPRRYHVSLHHKDHSEGRRTFPRIRRPQGNLFTLVPSRRSLNGSEESLGSWQLVDAQGRLRPQDRSVAHKSPSAPVTWRRGKLXGQGAFGQVYLCYDVDTGRELAAKQVQFDPDSPETSKEVSALECEIQLLKNLHHERIVQYYGCLRDHNEKTLTIFMEYMPGGSVKDQLKAYGALTENVTRKYTRQILEGMSYLHSNMIVHRDIKGANILRDSAGNVKLGDFGASKRLQTICMSGTGIRSVTGTPYWMSPEVISGEGYGRKADVWSLGCTVVEMLTEKPPWAEYEAMAAIFKIATQPTNPLLPSHTSDQARDFIRCIFVEAKHRPSAEELLRHPFSQILC is encoded by the exons ATGA ATGAGAGGCAGGCTCTCCACTCTATAATGAAGGACCTGGTTGCCCTCCAGATGACGCGGCGCCAGCCTGTGCTGTCGTATGACAACAGCAAACCCAAGACACCGGCTCAGACCAACAGACAG GATGATGTCAGGATAAAGTTTGAATTCTcaggagagagaag GATCCTGATGTTTGGACGGCCTGTGCAGTTCGAGGAAATCCAGCAGAAAGTTAAGAGTGTCTTTGGGCAGCAGTTAGACCTGCATTATATGAACAATGAG TTGTCCATCCCTCTGCGAGGTCAGGATGACTTGGACAAAGCAATCGACCTGCTGGACCGAAGCTCCAACATGAAGAGCATCAAGATCCTGCTGCTCACTCAGGAGCACAGCaat gcctcctccccctcccaccaTGTGCCGTGTAAACAGGTGAGGATCAAGTCCTCTCAGTCCACTGGAGACGTTAGCACGGTGTACCAATCCGCCGAGCCCAGAGGACGCCACCTATCAACAG GTTCTCAGAACACAGGGCGTAGCTCACCGCCTCCTGGCTATGTGCCTGAGCGCCAGCAGAGGATCGCCCGCCAAGGTTCATACACCAGCATAAACAGTGAGGGGGAGTTCATCCCCGAGACCAGCGATCAGTGT GTGCTGGATCCCTGGAGCAGTGCAGAGAACTCTGTCTCTGGAAGCTGTCAGTCTCTGGACAGCAACTCAGACAG CCCCTCATTGAGGAAGTCGCGTATGCACAGAGCCAAAAGTTACCCTGATAATCGCCAGGAGTGCTCAG ACAGGGAGAATCATGTTTATGACAGGGTAGCAGGAAAGGGAGGCACCTATCCTCGTAGGTACCACGTCTCCCTGCATCATAAGGACCACAGTGAAG GTCGTCGAACATTTCCTCGGATTCGTCGCCCCCAGGGGAACCTGTTCACTCTCGTGCCTTCACGTCGGTCGCTCAATGGCAGCGAGGAGAGTCTGGGCAGCTGGCAGCTCGTCGATGCCCAGGGAAGGCTCCGTCCTCAGGACCGTTCTGTTGCCCATAAGT cacCCAGCGCTCCAGTGACGTGGCGGCGGGGGAAGC CTGGCCAGGGAGCGTTTGGACAGGTTTACCTGTGTTACGATGTGGATACAGGGAGAGAGCTGGCCGCCAAGCAAGTCCAGTTTGATCCTGACAGTCCTGAGACCAGCAAG GAGGTCAGTGCTTTAGAGTGTGAAATCCAGTTGCTGAAAAATCTGCATCACGAGCGCATCGTTCAGTACTACGGCTGTCTGAGGGATCACAATGAGAAGACCCTCACTATTTTCATGGAGTACATGCCGGGG GGTTCAGTTAAGGACCAGCTGAAGGCATACGGGGCCCTGACAGAAAACGTGACCCGGAAGTACACAAGACAGATCCTGGAGGGCATGTCCTATCTACACAGCAACATGATCGTACACAGGGACATCAAAG GTGCCAACATCCTGCGGGATTCAGCAGGCAACGTGAAGCTTGGAGATTTCGGTGCCAGCAAGAGGCTTCAGACCATCTGTATGTCTGGCACCGGCATCCGCTCAGTGACCGGCACCCCCTACTGGATGAGCCCGGAGGTGATCAGTGGAGAGGGCTACGGCAGGAAGGCTGATGTCTG GAGCCTTGGTTGTACAGTGGTGGAGATGTTGACAGAAAAGCCTCCATGGGCTGAATACGAGGCCATGGCAGCCATATTCAAGATCGCCACCCAGCCCACCAACCCACTGCTGCCCTCGCACACCTCCGACCAAGCACGGGACTTTATCCGCTGCATCTTTGTGGAGGCCAAACACAGGCCGAGTGCTGAGGAACTGCTCAGACACCCCTTCTCCCAGATCCTGTGCTGA
- the limd2 gene encoding LIM domain-containing protein 2, which produces MDTRSTTEEKPVQRSKSFSFKTQKEVCSSCEKTVYPMERLVANNQVFHSSCFCCKHCNAKLSLGSFAALQGEFYCKPHFQQLFKSKGNYDEGFGRKQHKELWASKETDNITKTA; this is translated from the exons GACACCAGAAGCACCACTGAAGAGAAACCTGTCCAGCGATCTAAG TCTTTCAGCTTTAAGACTCAAAAGGAAGTCTGTTCATCATGTGAGAAGACGGTCTACCCAATGGAGAGATTGGTTGCTAACAACCAGGTCTTCCATTCATCATGTTTCTGCTGCAAGCACTGCAATGCCAAACTCAG CCTTGGCAGCTTTGCAGCTCTTCAAGGTGAATTCTACTGCAAACCCCACTTCCAGCAGCTGTTCAAAAGCAAAGGCAACTACGACGAGGGCTTTGGACGCAAACAGCACAAAGAGCTCTGGGCCTCCAAGGAGACAGACAATATAACAAAGACGGCATAA